A window from Deltaproteobacteria bacterium encodes these proteins:
- a CDS encoding MCE family protein, giving the protein MLKQLGSELRVGIFAIVALIALGYMFFVLSPETFQNRAYVPYYSNLENAAGIVPKTQVKTAGVTVGKVKSVRLEDGKTRVEFEVDRNLKITDGSKIEIRSVGLLGDKHLEILRPAVDTELLPPGSLVPQSKQGKDLESMITVLSDISVDIKQITGSMAGVIGGDKGQRSIQKILDNIEAMSDDFRVTSNVIRRVVGDREKDFGSIVSDVRDTLRDLREASRVVRGIASEENRDRINHVLAQFDQVMGDVQGSVRNINLIAEKVEKGEGTVGKLINDDEMIEDLQGAIKDMRRILAPATKLTIDVDVRGEVRRDKTTQYWANILLRTRPDRYYLVGLSDRRFDTKDRRETVITGSNGETRTIESERKQSALRFDLQIAKRWYWLTLRGGLFQTTGGAGVDAHFFNDNLKLTTEVFDIDPNDSSVRKNALVKVWASALFYNHIYAMAGLNDITQVDPKTGKQRSLLESSFFGGGLTYNDEDLRAVFGTVALMR; this is encoded by the coding sequence ATGCTAAAACAGCTCGGTTCAGAGTTAAGAGTGGGTATCTTTGCTATCGTCGCATTGATAGCACTGGGATACATGTTCTTTGTTTTGAGCCCCGAGACCTTTCAGAACCGCGCTTATGTCCCCTACTACTCTAATCTCGAAAACGCTGCCGGCATCGTACCAAAAACTCAGGTAAAAACTGCAGGTGTGACGGTCGGTAAAGTGAAATCCGTGAGACTCGAAGACGGTAAGACACGTGTGGAATTTGAAGTCGATCGCAATCTCAAAATTACCGATGGTTCGAAAATCGAGATCCGCAGCGTTGGGCTACTCGGCGATAAACATCTGGAGATTTTACGGCCAGCGGTTGATACGGAGCTACTACCTCCTGGATCCCTTGTTCCGCAATCAAAGCAGGGCAAAGATCTTGAGAGTATGATCACGGTGTTGAGTGATATCTCGGTGGATATCAAACAAATTACTGGCAGCATGGCTGGCGTCATAGGTGGTGACAAGGGCCAACGCTCGATACAAAAAATACTCGATAACATCGAGGCCATGAGTGACGACTTCCGGGTAACCTCAAATGTGATCCGACGCGTAGTTGGTGACAGGGAAAAAGACTTTGGATCGATCGTCTCTGACGTGCGTGATACTTTGCGCGACCTACGCGAGGCGTCAAGAGTTGTTCGCGGCATAGCTAGCGAGGAAAATCGTGACCGCATCAATCACGTGCTCGCTCAGTTTGACCAGGTGATGGGCGATGTTCAAGGGTCCGTTCGAAACATTAACCTCATCGCGGAAAAAGTCGAAAAAGGCGAGGGCACCGTCGGCAAACTCATAAATGACGACGAAATGATCGAGGATCTTCAGGGCGCTATTAAAGACATGCGGCGTATCCTTGCTCCTGCCACCAAACTGACCATAGATGTGGACGTCCGTGGCGAGGTTAGACGCGACAAAACCACCCAGTACTGGGCCAATATCCTACTCCGAACCCGCCCAGATCGCTATTATCTAGTTGGATTGAGTGACCGTCGCTTTGACACCAAAGATCGCCGCGAGACCGTGATTACCGGATCCAACGGCGAGACCAGGACTATTGAGAGCGAGCGCAAACAGAGCGCCCTGCGCTTTGATCTGCAGATTGCCAAGCGCTGGTATTGGCTCACACTGCGTGGCGGTCTCTTTCAAACCACTGGTGGCGCTGGCGTCGATGCCCACTTCTTCAACGACAACTTGAAGCTCACTACGGAGGTCTTTGACATCGATCCCAACGACAGCTCCGTCCGGAAGAATGCTCTCGTCAAAGTATGGGCAAGCGCCCTCTTCTACAACCACATCTACGCCATGGCTGGGCTTAACGACATCACGCAGGTCGATCCCAAGACAGGCAAGCAAAGAAGCCTGCTCGAAAGCTCTTTCTTCGGTGGTGGACTCACCTATAACGACGAAGACTTACGGGCAGTATTTGGCACTGTCGCTCTGATGCGGTAA
- a CDS encoding ArsA family ATPase, translating to MTEPLQLQADTTSPLAGLIAPSRIIVMLGSGGVGKTTTSIMTALMAAQMGRRVALLSIDPARRLAAALGIPLSDRLRPILMPPDVRLPGSVDAAILDQKAVFDAMVSKHAPSMETAERILAHPVYQAASTNLAGPLEYMALAKLEELANNPDYDLLVLDTPPDTQALDFLTRPNVLAGFMENRVITWLIRPFIAASHFGLSRLFSAGERMMGGIAKVTGISALQNMGEFLLLIQEVIQGFHKSGEHIVEMLHRESTAFTLVTAPTEAAVRSSRGIVEELDKSSYLLKAVIFNRCLPKPVIEQAQLLATQHPALAMLSDRANGELRLISNLREAINKKLPNVVYSSLDDDPQPIGNLKAILSLGARLQRH from the coding sequence GTGACCGAGCCTCTCCAGCTCCAAGCTGACACCACCAGCCCGCTCGCTGGTCTTATCGCCCCCAGTCGGATTATAGTCATGCTGGGCTCAGGCGGTGTGGGAAAGACGACAACGAGCATCATGACTGCCCTCATGGCTGCGCAGATGGGCCGTCGCGTTGCCCTTTTGAGTATCGACCCTGCGCGACGCCTTGCTGCGGCGCTTGGTATCCCGCTCAGTGATCGTCTACGACCAATTCTGATGCCGCCCGATGTGCGGCTACCTGGTAGCGTGGATGCCGCTATCTTGGATCAAAAGGCCGTATTTGATGCCATGGTCTCTAAGCACGCCCCGTCGATGGAGACAGCTGAGCGGATACTTGCTCATCCGGTTTACCAGGCCGCCTCAACCAATCTGGCAGGGCCTCTGGAGTATATGGCACTCGCTAAACTCGAAGAGCTTGCTAACAATCCCGACTATGACCTCCTTGTCCTGGACACGCCGCCTGATACCCAAGCCTTGGATTTTCTCACAAGACCAAATGTGCTTGCAGGCTTTATGGAAAATCGGGTGATAACCTGGTTGATTCGGCCATTTATCGCAGCAAGTCATTTTGGGCTGAGTCGCCTGTTCTCAGCCGGCGAGCGCATGATGGGCGGTATTGCCAAAGTCACAGGTATTAGCGCCCTCCAGAATATGGGTGAATTCCTACTGCTCATTCAGGAGGTTATTCAAGGCTTTCACAAATCTGGCGAGCACATTGTCGAGATGCTACATCGGGAGAGCACTGCTTTTACTCTCGTGACCGCTCCTACCGAAGCTGCGGTGCGCTCCTCGCGCGGCATCGTCGAAGAACTAGATAAGTCTTCGTATCTGCTAAAAGCAGTTATCTTTAACAGATGTTTACCAAAGCCGGTGATAGAGCAGGCACAGCTCCTAGCTACGCAACACCCCGCCTTAGCCATGCTGAGCGATCGCGCCAACGGCGAGCTACGTCTGATCAGTAACCTAAGAGAAGCCATAAACAAAAAATTACCAAATGTCGTTTACTCAAGTTTAGACGACGATCCTCAACCAATTGGCAATCTCAAAGCGATTCTAAGCCTTGGCGCTCGCCTGCAGAGACACTGA
- the pyk gene encoding pyruvate kinase — protein MSELGHTTTPRFVPDTVGLSDLKGDHRTVRHCKIVGTLGPASSNEQTLRELIEAGLDIARLNFSHGTHDTHRKNIEMVRRISRECGRHVSLLQDLQGPKIRTGKILGDKIEVVSGQTYTLAYGVEQTTPEIIPIDYRELVHDVQVGQRVLMDDGLLAFKIEKIEGTNVIVSCLDGGTLKSRKGVNFPEAKLSLPALTEKDSRDLLFGVSHGVDFVALSFVQRPEDILQVKKMIAALGSDIPVVAKIEKLSAIDEIDEICKVSDGLMVARGDLGVEGSVERVPGFQKRIIESAARFAKPVIIATQMLESMIENPEATLAEVADVANGVLDGADCLMLSGEVASGKYPVQCVRTMAGIINEVEGWTLKRPVRYQTNFLGQQDHWEEHEAIARAACEAADELNAKAIVCLSLTGAIARSIAKWRPHTPVIAMSPRRDVVQRLVNVWGVYAMQNPLFYNTDVLLQDLPQLLKSLGMVKTGDLIVITAGIPINHMKPTNMIKINRIP, from the coding sequence ATGAGCGAGCTAGGCCATACCACGACGCCACGATTTGTTCCTGATACTGTCGGTTTGAGCGACCTGAAAGGTGACCATCGCACTGTGCGGCACTGCAAGATAGTCGGTACTCTGGGTCCAGCATCGTCTAACGAGCAGACGCTCCGCGAATTGATCGAGGCTGGCCTGGACATCGCACGCCTCAACTTTTCTCATGGCACCCACGACACTCATCGTAAAAATATCGAGATGGTGCGCCGTATCTCGCGTGAATGCGGGCGCCATGTTTCTCTGCTCCAAGACTTGCAGGGTCCCAAGATTCGGACAGGTAAAATCTTGGGTGACAAGATTGAAGTCGTCTCGGGTCAGACCTATACGCTAGCCTACGGTGTCGAGCAGACGACGCCGGAGATCATACCTATTGATTACCGGGAGCTGGTGCACGATGTGCAGGTGGGGCAGCGGGTTTTGATGGACGACGGACTCTTGGCGTTCAAGATCGAGAAGATCGAGGGCACCAATGTGATCGTGAGTTGCCTGGACGGTGGGACGCTTAAGAGCCGCAAGGGTGTCAACTTCCCCGAGGCTAAGCTGTCGCTGCCAGCTCTGACGGAAAAGGATAGCCGTGACTTGCTCTTTGGTGTCAGTCACGGTGTCGATTTTGTGGCCTTGTCTTTTGTCCAGCGCCCTGAGGACATCCTGCAGGTCAAGAAGATGATTGCCGCCCTCGGCTCTGATATCCCGGTTGTCGCTAAAATTGAAAAGTTATCGGCGATTGATGAGATAGACGAAATTTGTAAGGTTTCCGATGGTCTCATGGTGGCGCGTGGCGACCTCGGCGTTGAGGGTAGTGTCGAGCGCGTGCCGGGCTTTCAAAAGCGGATCATCGAATCTGCCGCTCGTTTTGCCAAGCCGGTGATCATCGCAACACAGATGCTTGAGTCCATGATTGAAAACCCTGAGGCGACCTTGGCTGAGGTGGCCGACGTTGCTAACGGCGTGCTCGACGGTGCTGATTGCCTGATGCTGTCGGGTGAGGTGGCCAGCGGTAAATATCCTGTTCAGTGCGTACGCACGATGGCTGGCATCATCAACGAGGTCGAGGGCTGGACGCTCAAGCGCCCGGTGCGTTACCAAACTAATTTTCTGGGTCAGCAAGATCATTGGGAGGAGCACGAGGCCATTGCGCGTGCCGCTTGCGAAGCTGCTGACGAGTTGAATGCCAAAGCTATCGTGTGTCTGAGTCTTACCGGTGCGATCGCTAGATCCATTGCCAAGTGGCGGCCACATACTCCCGTGATTGCGATGAGTCCGCGGCGCGACGTGGTTCAGCGCTTGGTCAACGTGTGGGGCGTCTATGCGATGCAGAATCCGTTGTTCTACAATACGGATGTGCTGCTGCAAGACTTACCCCAGTTACTGAAGAGCCTGGGTATGGTTAAGACCGGCGATTTAATTGTCATCACCGCCGGTATTCCGATCAACCATATGAAGCCGACTAACATGATCAAGATCAATCGGATTCCCTAG
- a CDS encoding ATP-binding cassette domain-containing protein → MTPIIEFKDVTKTFGKSRVLNHLNLAIPRGRINFIIGKSGEGKSVTIKHIMGLLKPDSGQIFVDGEDITKYDIDQLREYRKNFGMLFQNAALFDSISVGENVLFPLAEHKRQKMSVMLDRVEEVLTQVGLPNMQHKYPAELSTGQRKRVGLARALVTKPRVILYDEPTTGMDPLVSEMIDQLIVQLSREEKDLTSIVISHDLKAALATGENLMFLYKGKLALHGSAADFKTSSDLVVRQFFSGKVEGPMEFL, encoded by the coding sequence ATGACGCCCATCATTGAATTCAAAGATGTCACAAAAACATTCGGCAAGAGCCGTGTGCTTAATCATTTGAATTTAGCGATACCTCGCGGGCGCATCAACTTCATCATCGGTAAATCCGGTGAAGGCAAATCGGTAACCATCAAACACATCATGGGTCTTTTGAAACCCGATAGCGGACAAATCTTTGTCGATGGCGAAGATATCACTAAGTACGATATCGATCAGTTGCGCGAGTACCGCAAGAATTTCGGCATGCTCTTTCAAAATGCAGCTTTATTCGACAGCATCTCAGTGGGCGAGAATGTCTTATTCCCCCTAGCCGAACATAAGCGTCAAAAAATGAGTGTCATGCTCGACCGCGTTGAGGAGGTCCTGACACAGGTTGGGCTCCCTAATATGCAGCACAAATATCCTGCCGAGCTTTCTACCGGTCAACGTAAACGCGTTGGTTTAGCACGGGCGCTTGTAACCAAACCGCGCGTCATTCTCTACGATGAACCGACCACTGGCATGGACCCACTCGTATCAGAAATGATCGATCAGTTGATCGTCCAGCTCAGTCGGGAGGAAAAAGATCTCACGTCTATCGTCATCTCTCATGATCTGAAGGCGGCCCTGGCTACTGGCGAGAACCTCATGTTCCTTTACAAGGGCAAGCTAGCACTTCATGGCTCAGCCGCGGATTTTAAAACGTCCTCTGATCTGGTTGTGCGGCAGTTTTTTTCCGGCAAGGTCGAGGGACCTATGGAATTTCTTTGA
- a CDS encoding twin-arginine translocase TatA/TatE family subunit, translated as MPLLGIPSFWELVIIFAVVFLLFGGKKLPELGGAIGESIKNFKKGLKDDEPAKKIADNTPPSNPNDKDQPPQA; from the coding sequence ATGCCCTTACTTGGAATTCCGTCTTTTTGGGAGCTCGTCATCATCTTTGCGGTCGTGTTTCTGCTGTTCGGTGGTAAAAAACTACCAGAACTCGGTGGAGCCATCGGTGAGAGCATCAAAAACTTCAAAAAGGGGCTTAAGGACGATGAGCCTGCCAAGAAGATTGCCGACAACACGCCACCGTCCAATCCAAATGACAAAGATCAGCCGCCGCAAGCTTGA
- a CDS encoding lipocalin family protein produces MPRIRPRHSFANLPLFTIDSALYTPTSCSSTVRDFPLETRRRSHIYLVGLDCQKLKSPQISRYLSECCITSLTRKIIIVWYNQTQTLVFRGIRWGCKQQRSTLMIANRAIRQILAMCFATVTSTAMAQDKIDAMTVPYVDLDRFMGPWYVQGHTPLVIDDHSSNQIESYELKEDGTIATTFTFERFGRTITLNPKGWVANKDTNAHWKMQFLWPLSSDYLIVRLDPDYGTTVISVPGKNLIWIMSRSATMSDESYQAIVEDLAGDGYSVEKIRRVPQKTADAAT; encoded by the coding sequence ATGCCCCGTATCAGGCCGCGCCACTCATTTGCGAATTTGCCGCTATTTACCATCGATTCAGCCCTTTATACACCAACCTCATGCTCTAGCACGGTCAGGGACTTTCCTCTGGAGACGCGCCGCAGGAGCCACATCTATCTTGTCGGATTAGATTGCCAAAAACTTAAGTCACCGCAAATATCTCGATATTTATCAGAGTGTTGCATAACTTCTTTGACCCGCAAAATAATAATTGTTTGGTACAACCAGACACAAACGCTCGTTTTTCGTGGTATACGGTGGGGGTGCAAACAACAAAGGAGCACCCTCATGATCGCCAATCGCGCCATTCGTCAGATCCTCGCTATGTGTTTTGCCACCGTGACATCCACTGCCATGGCTCAAGACAAAATCGACGCCATGACCGTGCCGTACGTCGACCTGGACCGCTTCATGGGCCCTTGGTATGTCCAAGGACACACCCCCTTAGTGATCGATGACCATTCATCCAATCAGATTGAAAGCTATGAGTTGAAAGAAGACGGCACCATCGCCACTACATTTACTTTTGAGCGGTTTGGCCGGACCATCACTCTCAATCCCAAGGGCTGGGTCGCCAACAAGGACACCAACGCCCATTGGAAGATGCAGTTCCTATGGCCGCTATCAAGCGACTACCTCATCGTCCGACTTGATCCCGATTACGGCACCACTGTGATCAGCGTACCTGGTAAAAATCTGATTTGGATCATGTCCCGGTCGGCGACTATGAGCGACGAGTCCTATCAGGCAATCGTCGAAGATTTGGCTGGCGACGGTTATTCAGTCGAAAAAATCCGTCGCGTACCGCAAAAGACAGCGGACGCGGCAACCTAG
- a CDS encoding NAD-dependent epimerase/dehydratase family protein gives MRILIVGCGYVGRRLAELLVEDSDHEVFALSRSGAANVTRVTDIALDLVDGDLSKLPRSLDRIFYCAAPDDASVDAYTKIYGHGLQRFLNLMERTGAYGSRLLLTSSTSVYGQSLGEVVTEDTPTDPTSPTARTIAQGESLLRPGDTSVRFGGIYGPGRVSFIRAVQSGALVVNPASSAYTNRIHRDDAARVLKFCSGLEHPPSVFNGVDTESATRATVAQWLADRLGVAIKTIDDTEESHFLRGNKRVSSQRLLSYGYQFIYPTFREGYATLLPETSAVAPSLP, from the coding sequence ATGCGTATACTTATTGTTGGTTGTGGCTACGTAGGGCGCCGATTGGCTGAACTCCTGGTTGAGGATTCCGACCATGAGGTTTTTGCCCTATCGCGTTCCGGCGCCGCGAATGTAACGAGGGTGACAGACATAGCTCTGGATTTGGTTGACGGTGATTTGTCCAAGTTACCGAGGTCGCTGGACCGAATTTTTTACTGTGCAGCGCCGGATGATGCCAGTGTGGATGCCTACACCAAAATTTATGGGCATGGCTTACAGCGTTTTTTAAACCTCATGGAGCGCACTGGGGCTTATGGTTCACGTCTCCTATTGACTTCAAGCACCTCCGTCTACGGGCAGAGCTTGGGCGAAGTCGTCACCGAGGATACCCCCACGGATCCTACAAGCCCGACAGCAAGGACCATCGCCCAGGGCGAGTCTTTATTACGGCCGGGGGATACAAGCGTGCGTTTCGGAGGGATTTATGGCCCAGGTCGGGTCAGTTTTATAAGGGCCGTGCAATCTGGCGCTCTGGTAGTGAATCCTGCATCGAGCGCCTATACAAATCGGATCCACCGCGACGATGCGGCTAGGGTCCTCAAGTTCTGCTCTGGATTAGAGCACCCACCATCTGTCTTCAACGGCGTAGATACCGAGTCAGCCACACGTGCGACCGTGGCGCAGTGGCTAGCAGATAGGCTCGGTGTGGCAATTAAGACTATTGATGATACTGAAGAGAGTCACTTTCTACGTGGCAACAAAAGAGTCAGTAGCCAGCGTTTGCTCAGCTATGGCTACCAATTCATTTACCCAACATTCCGTGAGGGGTATGCAACACTGCTACCAGAGACGTCGGCCGTGGCACCGTCGCTTCCCTAG
- a CDS encoding diguanylate cyclase, protein MNWQAQTSFRAMHVLVVDPDTAGRGAAITTIKQTRHPGGMRISVASGVAEAMLAFKREHPDLVFMQGSDFFHAGMEIIRAIRATEETRHTGIIFASTKDTDDAARSVICLEAGADDYLRSGYTSAEVVARIMSVLRLKSMTDRLRHANHRLEQQSLTDELTGLSNMRGFDGKYSDLMASCQMGATPAAIMMMDLDRFKSVNDETNHLVGSYVISEVGGRLRQSGIFKDKDILARFGGDEFIMALTANDFEAAKFQAETVRETLSKQTFHCDGYSINLTVSIGLAWVDKGFRGNPQDLIKAADLMLYRSKNLGRNRVSAMVLTYPVNLDMELARRLARRGSQWRDDGVMMDGGHQDDISLRPRLAKIVGE, encoded by the coding sequence GTCTTGGTAGTAGACCCTGACACCGCTGGACGCGGCGCTGCTATTACCACTATCAAACAGACCAGACATCCCGGCGGGATGCGTATCAGCGTGGCCAGTGGAGTTGCCGAAGCTATGCTAGCTTTCAAACGAGAGCACCCCGATTTGGTGTTTATGCAAGGGTCGGATTTTTTCCATGCTGGGATGGAAATTATTCGTGCAATCAGAGCAACCGAAGAAACGAGACACACCGGTATCATCTTTGCCAGTACCAAAGATACCGACGATGCCGCGCGCAGTGTGATCTGCCTCGAGGCTGGGGCAGACGACTATTTGAGGTCGGGCTACACGAGTGCCGAGGTGGTAGCTAGGATCATGAGTGTACTTAGACTGAAATCGATGACGGATCGCCTACGCCACGCCAATCATCGGCTCGAGCAACAGTCGTTGACGGACGAATTGACAGGTCTGAGTAACATGCGGGGCTTTGACGGAAAGTACAGTGATCTGATGGCGTCATGTCAGATGGGTGCCACCCCTGCTGCAATTATGATGATGGATTTAGATCGCTTCAAATCAGTGAACGATGAAACAAACCATCTGGTTGGTAGTTACGTAATCAGTGAAGTTGGCGGACGGCTACGTCAGTCAGGGATATTTAAAGATAAGGATATTTTGGCCAGATTCGGTGGCGATGAATTCATTATGGCGCTGACAGCAAATGATTTCGAAGCGGCAAAATTTCAGGCTGAGACAGTCAGAGAGACGTTGAGTAAGCAAACCTTCCATTGCGATGGTTACAGCATCAATTTGACCGTTAGTATAGGGTTAGCCTGGGTGGACAAGGGATTTAGAGGTAATCCGCAGGATTTGATTAAAGCAGCCGATTTAATGCTCTACCGTAGCAAAAACCTCGGGCGTAATCGTGTCAGTGCCATGGTGCTCACTTACCCTGTCAATCTCGATATGGAGCTTGCGCGCCGTCTTGCGCGCCGTGGCAGTCAGTGGCGCGACGATGGTGTCATGATGGACGGTGGTCACCAAGACGATATTTCACTACGACCTAGACTCGCTAAAATCGTCGGAGAATGA
- a CDS encoding ArsA family ATPase encodes MVPELTMLEPSDLFSRKLLLVTGKGGIGKTLLTAALGQLAASQGKRVLLVEYVACDQLAPLFGGQLPGHTERTVAPRIDCVNIDPTENFREYVTKYLKQKRLYDTIFSHRVVKSFINTVPGLAELMLLGRLFYHCELQEARPYDLVILDAFASGHFLSLMTTPDAIRDTSIGGPLNKETERVRNFLQDASKCATVFVTIPEPLVVSETLDFLPLLREKSPSKVAALVVNRMPPDIMGLPMEGPATAYLRRAHTVAQEALATLKSGIADTKLPLWTLPELGFVPTPLPGDFAARFFSRHGGEP; translated from the coding sequence ATGGTGCCCGAGTTAACCATGCTTGAGCCGTCTGATCTATTTAGTCGCAAATTGCTACTGGTCACCGGCAAGGGTGGTATCGGCAAGACGCTGCTTACGGCTGCTCTTGGTCAGTTAGCGGCATCCCAGGGTAAGCGCGTACTGCTTGTCGAATATGTCGCCTGTGATCAGCTAGCCCCACTCTTTGGGGGGCAGCTACCTGGACATACGGAACGGACCGTGGCCCCCAGGATTGACTGCGTCAATATCGATCCGACGGAAAATTTTCGCGAGTACGTCACCAAATATTTGAAGCAAAAACGCCTCTACGACACGATTTTTAGTCACCGCGTCGTCAAAAGCTTCATTAACACGGTGCCGGGCCTGGCCGAGCTCATGCTGCTCGGACGCCTTTTCTATCACTGTGAACTGCAAGAGGCACGCCCCTACGACCTTGTGATTCTAGATGCATTTGCGTCTGGGCATTTTTTAAGCCTGATGACCACACCGGACGCCATACGCGACACCTCCATTGGCGGTCCTCTCAATAAAGAAACGGAGCGTGTCCGTAATTTTCTTCAGGATGCATCCAAGTGCGCGACAGTGTTCGTCACCATTCCCGAGCCCCTTGTCGTCAGCGAAACGCTCGACTTCCTACCGCTGCTGCGCGAGAAGTCCCCATCCAAGGTTGCGGCTTTAGTCGTTAATCGGATGCCACCTGACATCATGGGATTGCCCATGGAGGGACCGGCAACCGCCTACTTGCGACGCGCGCACACCGTCGCACAGGAAGCCCTGGCTACTCTCAAATCAGGCATTGCGGACACCAAACTACCACTCTGGACCCTACCCGAATTAGGTTTCGTCCCCACGCCATTACCGGGCGACTTTGCCGCCAGATTTTTCAGCCGGCACGGAGGCGAGCCGTGA
- a CDS encoding fumarylacetoacetate hydrolase family protein encodes MAIEGFELTFVDSDRRHAVRNVYCIGRNYAEHARELGNEVPSSPVVFLKSTASLRGLDPVPMAHSDESFHHEAELVILVGAHVPLHGGAGWEVVSALGLGLDLTRREVQNQLKAKGLPWTEAKSFAGSGVLSPFVPKNRFTDPNHIEFSLSVAGTPRQSGDTRLMLNDVPQLLTHLASSQPLNAGDIVYTGTPAGVGPIRRGDSFVLEFGQLHLKFAGQL; translated from the coding sequence ATGGCAATAGAAGGATTTGAACTCACCTTTGTTGATAGTGACCGACGCCATGCGGTGCGCAACGTCTATTGCATAGGTCGCAACTATGCTGAGCATGCGCGGGAGTTGGGCAACGAGGTGCCATCGTCTCCGGTGGTCTTTCTGAAATCAACTGCAAGTTTGCGCGGCTTAGATCCGGTCCCCATGGCTCATAGTGATGAGAGTTTCCATCACGAGGCTGAGCTGGTGATACTGGTGGGTGCTCATGTACCGCTGCACGGTGGTGCTGGTTGGGAGGTGGTCTCCGCCCTCGGACTGGGACTAGATTTGACTAGGCGTGAAGTGCAGAATCAACTCAAGGCCAAAGGACTGCCGTGGACCGAGGCCAAGAGCTTTGCCGGCTCTGGTGTGCTGTCCCCGTTTGTCCCTAAGAATCGATTCACTGATCCGAATCATATCGAGTTTTCCTTATCGGTGGCGGGCACGCCGAGGCAGAGCGGTGACACCCGGTTGATGCTGAACGATGTGCCGCAGCTTTTAACCCATCTTGCGTCGTCTCAACCGCTAAATGCGGGTGACATCGTCTACACTGGGACACCCGCCGGGGTGGGTCCTATCCGTCGCGGTGACAGCTTCGTCCTCGAGTTCGGCCAACTTCATCTTAAGTTTGCTGGTCAACTCTAG
- a CDS encoding ABC transporter permease, with the protein MTPFTTRQPSLTEITRIQIQLLPVRVLETFGSSLISTGRGFYAFGKYFLETVRWCFKPPYRWSLVFAQMEFIGNQSLVVLIGGAFAIGAVFGLQIGSVFRVFQAESMLGAITTKALCEEMAPFVTTVLITGRAGAAMTAEIATMRVNEQIDAMEAMAVDPISYLVMPRFIAGMFVMPLLCAVCIFVGVIGSYSVGNLLFDIDEGTFVAKIAQLVEPKDLWRGISKAFAFSTLVTTVCCHFGLTASGGARGVGEATTKAVVSSLLATLFVDVIMTYFQVMW; encoded by the coding sequence GTGACTCCGTTCACTACGAGGCAGCCAAGCTTGACTGAGATCACACGCATTCAGATTCAGTTGCTACCCGTCCGGGTGCTAGAAACTTTTGGATCGTCTCTCATTAGCACAGGACGTGGCTTCTATGCGTTTGGTAAATATTTTCTTGAAACTGTCAGGTGGTGCTTCAAGCCACCTTATCGTTGGTCTCTCGTTTTTGCCCAAATGGAATTCATTGGCAACCAATCCCTCGTCGTATTGATTGGCGGCGCCTTTGCCATTGGTGCTGTTTTTGGACTCCAAATTGGCTCAGTATTTCGTGTCTTCCAGGCTGAAAGCATGCTAGGCGCCATCACAACTAAAGCACTCTGCGAGGAGATGGCGCCCTTTGTCACGACAGTCTTGATCACTGGTCGAGCCGGCGCAGCGATGACTGCTGAAATTGCCACCATGCGGGTCAATGAGCAAATCGATGCCATGGAGGCGATGGCGGTAGATCCTATAAGCTATCTCGTGATGCCGCGCTTCATTGCCGGTATGTTCGTCATGCCACTACTTTGTGCCGTTTGCATATTTGTCGGCGTCATTGGTTCCTACTCTGTCGGGAACCTTTTATTTGATATAGACGAGGGTACCTTCGTCGCGAAGATAGCCCAGCTGGTTGAACCCAAGGATTTATGGCGCGGCATCAGTAAGGCCTTTGCATTTTCTACGCTGGTCACCACGGTCTGCTGTCATTTTGGACTTACGGCGTCGGGCGGCGCTCGTGGCGTTGGCGAAGCAACGACCAAGGCTGTCGTTTCGTCCCTTCTGGCGACACTGTTTGTCGATGTCATTATGACCTACTTTCAAGTGATGTGGTGA